One Anopheles merus strain MAF unplaced genomic scaffold, AmerM5.1 LNR4000022, whole genome shotgun sequence genomic window carries:
- the LOC121601075 gene encoding uncharacterized protein LOC121601075 produces the protein MEDTDSTDSHIPCGQQIEPEEDSHRTTEDENHEQSRQQDRQIEPDHWLNGGSFVDGSEDSNSNNSNRQHREGHWFGSTDGDRSYWTFKYSETRVVHREWYSCYCRSSSNDSSTSTSNSTCGNNSNATIERTNMHGELDRGRMLLPDHGPTNARQAEDLDHATRERNCGSSRQERALQCPYPRR, from the exons ATGGAAG ACACAGACAGCACTGATAGCCACATTCCTTGTGGGCAGCAGATCGAACCGGAAGAAGACAGCCATCGTACAACGG AAGACGAAAATCATGAACAAAGCAGACAGCAGGACAGACAGATCGAGCCCGATCATTGGTTAAACGGTGGCT caTTTGTTGACGGCTCTGAGGACAGTAACAGCAATAACTCGAACAGGCAACACCGCGAAGGGCATTGGTTTGGCAGTA CGGATGGCGATCGTAGCTACTGGACATTCAAGTACAGCGAAACACGGGTAGTGCATCGGGAATGGTACAGCTGCT ATTgtaggagcagcagcaacgacagcagcaccagcaccagtaaCAGCACTTGCGGCAATAACAGCAACGCTACCATAGAACGCACCAACATGCACGGCGAACTGGATC GTGGCAGAATGTTACTACCTGATCACGGGCCAACTAACGCAAGGCAAGCCGAAGATCTTGATCATGCCACTCGCGAACGGAACTGTGGTTCGAG TCGTCAGGAACGGGCGCTTCAGTGTCCTTATCCACGTCGGTAG